The following coding sequences lie in one Pseudomonas svalbardensis genomic window:
- a CDS encoding purine-cytosine permease family protein produces MSGSPQSAHAIEASSGLAIEGHSIDYIPENERHAKLSSQGPFWFLGNFHFFTISIGFVGPSLGLSALWTMLAGALGIMFGTIFMAFHGSQGPEMGLPQMIQSRAQFGYRGVILALMATMFVFVGFNVVNISLIMNGLEHVFGIDPTIVAIAVVLIGALLSIYGHDLMHKAFKWALLATLPLYALVTIALMFGAGQEGVTPATDLGFSWIAFATLFAIGASYNISYAPYVSDYSRYLPKNTSRPKLIAAVFIGASLSGGWMIGLGAWLAQQLKAADALVALNQVGSSMIPGLGNVLVIVSVAGFLPIIALNTYSAMLTLLTGVDSIKKITPTPRARVMSISAISVILLICVLSIKGDGIALLNTFLVLLLYFLVPWTAVNLVDYFFVRKGRYAIPHFFTPKGIYGAWQFRGIVSYLIGFAAMVPFFYIFDAAAGKEVFVGPLARMLEGVDIAWLVGLVVSGLTYYLLSRSIDLEYEHRIIDSITESDIVSMAHQSVEEGR; encoded by the coding sequence ATGTCAGGGTCCCCTCAATCTGCGCACGCCATCGAGGCGAGCAGCGGGTTGGCCATCGAAGGCCACTCGATCGATTACATTCCGGAAAACGAACGTCACGCCAAGCTCAGCAGCCAGGGCCCTTTCTGGTTTCTAGGCAATTTCCACTTCTTCACCATCTCCATCGGGTTTGTCGGCCCAAGCCTTGGTTTGTCGGCGCTGTGGACGATGTTGGCCGGTGCGCTGGGCATCATGTTCGGCACCATTTTCATGGCGTTTCATGGCTCGCAAGGTCCGGAAATGGGCCTGCCGCAAATGATCCAGTCGCGTGCGCAGTTTGGTTATCGCGGGGTGATCCTGGCCTTGATGGCGACGATGTTTGTGTTCGTCGGTTTCAACGTGGTGAACATCTCGCTGATCATGAACGGCCTCGAACATGTGTTTGGCATCGACCCGACCATCGTCGCCATTGCGGTGGTGCTGATCGGCGCGCTGCTGTCGATCTACGGCCATGACCTGATGCACAAAGCCTTCAAGTGGGCGTTGCTCGCAACGTTGCCGCTGTATGCGCTGGTCACCATCGCCTTGATGTTCGGCGCAGGCCAGGAGGGCGTCACTCCGGCGACCGACCTGGGTTTCAGCTGGATTGCATTCGCCACACTGTTTGCCATTGGCGCGAGCTACAACATTTCCTATGCGCCTTATGTCTCTGACTATTCCCGCTACCTGCCGAAAAATACCAGTCGGCCAAAACTGATCGCCGCCGTATTTATCGGCGCTTCGTTGTCGGGCGGCTGGATGATCGGCCTCGGGGCCTGGCTTGCTCAGCAACTGAAAGCGGCGGATGCGCTGGTGGCGCTGAACCAGGTCGGTTCTTCGATGATTCCAGGCCTGGGCAATGTGTTGGTGATCGTTTCGGTGGCGGGCTTTCTGCCGATCATTGCGCTCAACACCTACAGCGCCATGCTGACGTTGCTGACGGGTGTGGATTCGATCAAAAAAATCACGCCGACACCTCGCGCCCGAGTGATGTCGATCTCCGCGATCAGCGTCATTTTGTTGATCTGTGTGCTGTCGATCAAAGGCGATGGGATCGCCCTGTTGAACACCTTCCTCGTACTGCTGCTGTACTTCCTCGTGCCGTGGACCGCGGTCAATCTGGTGGACTACTTCTTCGTGCGCAAAGGCCGCTACGCGATCCCGCATTTCTTCACGCCGAAGGGCATTTACGGCGCCTGGCAATTTCGCGGCATCGTCTCTTATCTGATTGGCTTCGCCGCCATGGTGCCCTTCTTCTACATCTTTGATGCGGCGGCCGGCAAAGAGGTGTTCGTCGGGCCGCTGGCGCGGATGCTGGAAGGCGTGGATATCGCCTGGCTGGTTGGCCTGGTGGTCTCGGGCCTGACGTATTACCTCCTCAGCCGTTCGATAGACCTTGAGTACGAACACCGGATTATCGACTCGATCACCGAGAGCGACATTGTTTCCATGGCTCATCAGTCTGTGGAGGAGGGGCGTTGA
- the ggt gene encoding gamma-glutamyltransferase: MKFEPFAKSLIATSLALSCLSAYAASVAPVAAENGMVVTAQHLASHVGVDVLKNGGNAVDAAVAVGYALAVVYPAAGNLGGGGFMTIQLADGRKTFLDFREKAPLAATADMYLDKEGNVVPDLSTRGHLAVGVPGTVSGMELALSKYGTKPRKEVIAPAIKLAEDGFVLEQGDVELLEYATDVFKKDIKDSGAIFLSNGEPMQVGQQLVQKDLAKTLREISENGADGFYKGWVADAIVTSSQANKGIITQADLDKYKTRELAPIECDYRGYHVVSAPPPSSGGVVICEIMNILEGYPMKDLGYHSAQSMHYQIEAMRHAYVDRNSYLGDPDFVKNPIDHLLDKNYATKIRTAIDPQKAGVSRELKPGVAPHEGSNTTHYSIVDKWGNAVSVTYTLNDWFGAGVMASKTGVILNDEMDDFTSKIGVPNMYGLVQGEANAIAPGKAPLSSMSPTIVTKDGKVVMVVGTPGGSRIITATLLTMLNVIDYGMNIQEAVDAPRFHQQWLPEETNLETFTTSPDTVKMLESWGHKFAGPQDANHVAAILVGAPSLEGKPVGKNRFYGANDPRRNTGLSLGY, encoded by the coding sequence ATGAAGTTCGAACCTTTTGCCAAATCGCTGATTGCGACCTCATTGGCGCTCAGCTGCCTCAGTGCTTACGCGGCCTCTGTGGCGCCGGTTGCGGCCGAAAACGGCATGGTCGTTACCGCCCAGCATCTGGCCAGTCACGTGGGCGTCGATGTGCTCAAGAATGGCGGCAACGCCGTCGATGCCGCGGTAGCGGTCGGTTATGCGCTGGCGGTGGTTTATCCCGCGGCGGGCAACCTGGGCGGCGGCGGTTTCATGACCATTCAGTTGGCGGACGGGCGCAAGACCTTCCTCGACTTCCGCGAAAAAGCACCGCTGGCCGCCACCGCAGACATGTACCTCGACAAGGAGGGCAACGTCGTCCCAGACCTGAGCACCCGTGGCCATCTGGCGGTCGGCGTGCCGGGCACCGTGTCCGGGATGGAACTGGCGCTGTCGAAATACGGCACCAAACCCCGCAAGGAAGTCATCGCCCCGGCCATCAAGCTCGCCGAAGACGGTTTTGTGCTGGAGCAGGGCGATGTCGAATTGCTGGAGTACGCCACTGATGTGTTCAAGAAAGACATCAAGGATTCCGGTGCGATCTTTCTGAGCAACGGCGAGCCAATGCAGGTCGGTCAGCAACTGGTGCAGAAGGATCTGGCTAAAACCCTGCGGGAAATCTCCGAGAACGGCGCCGACGGCTTCTATAAAGGCTGGGTCGCCGATGCCATCGTCACCTCCAGTCAGGCCAACAAAGGCATCATCACTCAGGCCGACCTCGACAAATACAAGACCCGCGAACTGGCCCCGATCGAATGCGATTACCGCGGCTACCACGTGGTTTCAGCGCCACCGCCAAGCTCCGGCGGCGTGGTGATTTGCGAGATCATGAACATTCTCGAAGGCTATCCGATGAAAGACCTGGGCTATCACTCGGCCCAGAGCATGCACTACCAGATCGAAGCGATGCGTCACGCCTACGTGGACCGCAACAGCTACCTGGGCGACCCGGATTTCGTGAAGAACCCGATCGACCATCTGCTGGATAAAAACTACGCCACCAAAATCCGCACCGCCATCGATCCGCAAAAGGCCGGTGTGTCCCGCGAGCTCAAACCTGGCGTAGCGCCCCATGAAGGCAGCAACACCACCCATTACTCCATCGTCGATAAATGGGGCAACGCGGTCTCGGTGACCTACACCTTGAACGACTGGTTCGGCGCCGGCGTCATGGCCAGCAAAACCGGGGTCATCCTCAACGACGAAATGGATGACTTTACCTCGAAGATCGGCGTGCCGAACATGTACGGTCTGGTGCAAGGGGAGGCCAACGCCATCGCGCCCGGCAAGGCACCGCTGTCGTCCATGAGCCCGACCATCGTCACCAAGGACGGCAAAGTGGTGATGGTCGTCGGCACCCCCGGCGGCAGTCGCATCATCACCGCGACCTTGCTGACCATGCTCAACGTGATCGACTACGGGATGAACATCCAGGAAGCGGTCGATGCACCGCGTTTCCACCAGCAGTGGTTGCCGGAAGAGACCAACCTTGAGACCTTCACTACCAGTCCCGATACGGTGAAGATGCTCGAAAGTTGGGGGCACAAGTTTGCCGGACCACAGGACGCCAACCATGTGGCGGCGATTCTGGTAGGCGCACCGTCGCTTGAAGGCAAACCGGTCGGCAAAAACCGCTTCTATGGGGCGAACGATCCACGTCGTAACACTGGGTTGTCGCTCGGTTATTGA
- a CDS encoding TolC family outer membrane protein: MDRHCLIFCLLALSLPASAMDLKQAWDLLQYQGPVYRAAVHEKEAGVENRAIGMAGLLPQISASAYDNKVNGTQRQSGVERDLDYDSKGANVRLRQPLFNKQKMAEYRQGKQRADYSVAVFDAKSQDAAVRLAESYFDVLLASETIVLAKSKLSAFDEQLASAKRRMELGAGTVTDIDESVARRDLAAVELIEAQDNLVNARRKLEEYIGETPESLTTLRPSFNTPPLLPSNLQDWLVKAQSDSPLIHARRHSSDLAEEEVKRARAGHWPTLDFVAGYTAGDSQSISELNQRNRYGSIGLEVNFPLYSGGGTSALTRQASANSYKALDELDATRQEVITGTTREYRGVQSGATRIQALERAVESNERSLTSTRKGFKEGGTSTNSDVLNAEELLFVARHDLFEAKLRYLMSRLRLASSVGSLGDDDIDHINDYLGPELLVTN, encoded by the coding sequence ATGGACCGTCATTGCCTGATCTTCTGCCTGCTGGCGCTGTCCCTCCCGGCCAGCGCCATGGACCTCAAACAAGCCTGGGATCTGTTGCAGTATCAAGGCCCTGTCTATCGCGCCGCCGTGCATGAAAAGGAGGCTGGTGTGGAAAACCGCGCCATCGGCATGGCGGGTTTGCTACCGCAGATCAGTGCCTCGGCCTACGACAACAAGGTCAATGGCACCCAGCGCCAGAGCGGCGTCGAAAGGGATCTCGACTACGACTCCAAGGGCGCTAACGTGCGCTTGCGCCAGCCGCTGTTCAACAAACAGAAAATGGCCGAGTACCGCCAAGGTAAACAGCGTGCCGACTACAGCGTCGCGGTGTTCGATGCCAAGAGTCAGGACGCCGCGGTGCGCCTCGCCGAAAGCTATTTCGACGTGCTTTTGGCCAGCGAAACCATCGTCCTCGCCAAGTCCAAGCTGAGCGCCTTCGATGAGCAACTCGCCTCGGCGAAACGGCGCATGGAGCTGGGGGCCGGCACCGTCACCGACATCGACGAGTCGGTCGCTCGCCGCGACCTCGCCGCGGTTGAGCTGATCGAAGCGCAGGACAACCTGGTCAATGCGCGCCGCAAGCTTGAGGAGTACATCGGAGAAACCCCCGAATCCCTGACCACCTTGCGTCCGAGCTTCAATACGCCACCGCTGCTACCGAGCAACCTGCAGGACTGGTTGGTCAAAGCCCAGAGCGACAGCCCGCTGATCCATGCGCGCCGTCATAGCAGCGACCTCGCCGAAGAAGAAGTAAAGCGCGCCAGGGCCGGCCACTGGCCGACACTGGATTTCGTTGCCGGCTACACCGCGGGCGATAGTCAATCAATCTCCGAGCTCAATCAACGCAACCGCTACGGCTCAATCGGGCTGGAAGTAAACTTCCCGTTGTACAGCGGTGGCGGCACCAGCGCGTTGACCCGCCAGGCCAGTGCCAATAGCTATAAGGCCCTGGACGAACTCGACGCCACGCGCCAGGAAGTCATCACCGGTACCACCCGTGAGTATCGCGGCGTACAGAGCGGCGCCACACGTATTCAAGCGCTGGAGAGAGCAGTGGAGTCCAACGAACGCTCGCTGACTTCGACACGCAAAGGCTTCAAAGAAGGAGGCACCAGCACCAACTCGGATGTCCTCAATGCCGAAGAGCTGCTCTTCGTTGCGCGTCACGATCTGTTCGAGGCCAAGCTGCGCTACTTGATGTCGCGCCTGCGTCTGGCCTCTTCGGTGGGCAGTCTGGGCGACGACGATATCGACCACATCAACGACTACCTCGGCCCGGAACTGTTGGTCACCAACTGA
- a CDS encoding nitrilase-related carbon-nitrogen hydrolase, whose product MNSTKSTVVACCQLAPKIGDLAYNRKLTERAIRSAAYQGAQVVVLPELVQSGYLFADRSEALSLAETVEGPTLLLWTALARELNIVVVGGFCERLAGDKLANSAAMIDAQGLRAVYRKAHLWDGENEIFSAGNDAPPVVETVHGRIGMLICYDLEFPEWVRLPALAGADLLCAPVNWPDGPRPQTERPAEVVRVQANASVNRMFIAACDRHGHERGGSWVQGSVIVDADGYPVAGGAEQGGEQILLATLNLAEARNKRISARNDLHLDRRSQLYGLSSLVE is encoded by the coding sequence TTGAACAGCACCAAAAGTACCGTGGTCGCCTGCTGCCAACTGGCGCCAAAAATAGGCGACCTCGCTTACAACCGGAAGCTGACCGAACGGGCGATTCGCTCGGCGGCCTACCAGGGCGCCCAGGTGGTGGTGCTACCTGAGCTGGTCCAGAGCGGCTACTTGTTTGCCGACCGCAGCGAAGCCCTGTCCCTGGCGGAAACCGTCGAAGGGCCGACCTTGCTTCTGTGGACGGCGCTGGCCCGGGAATTGAACATCGTCGTGGTGGGTGGATTCTGCGAGCGGTTAGCCGGCGATAAACTGGCCAACAGCGCGGCGATGATCGATGCCCAAGGTCTGCGCGCCGTGTACCGCAAGGCGCACCTCTGGGATGGCGAGAACGAAATCTTCAGCGCCGGAAACGACGCGCCGCCGGTTGTAGAAACCGTTCATGGACGGATCGGCATGCTGATTTGCTACGACCTGGAATTCCCCGAGTGGGTGCGACTCCCGGCGCTGGCCGGTGCGGACCTGCTCTGCGCACCGGTGAATTGGCCCGATGGGCCACGGCCTCAAACCGAGCGTCCGGCCGAAGTTGTGCGAGTCCAGGCCAACGCCTCGGTCAACCGAATGTTCATCGCCGCCTGTGATCGGCATGGTCATGAACGTGGGGGCAGTTGGGTGCAGGGCTCGGTGATCGTCGATGCCGATGGCTACCCTGTGGCAGGGGGGGCGGAGCAGGGTGGCGAGCAGATTTTGTTGGCGACGCTGAATCTTGCTGAGGCGCGGAACAAGCGAATCAGTGCACGTAATGATTTGCATCTGGATCGGAGGTCGCAGTTGTATGGGTTGAGTAGTTTGGTTGAGTAA
- a CDS encoding type I secretion system permease/ATPase codes for MHKQSSTRSELADALFRLRRSFYSLAGFSGVINVMMLTPAIYMLQVYDRALVSRNVTTLTMLTILVIGLFMLMATLEMFRTRVLIRVGNCLDMDLNRRIFTAAFERNLSRAGGNPAQALQDLAQVRQFLTGNGLFAFFDAPWTPIYLLVAYLIHPLLGLITLIGSLILVGLAYLTEKATQKPLTEANQAALSSASYANNNLRNAEVIEAMGMLPSIGKRWYQSHLRILEMQTLASDRAALISSTGRFVRITLQSLILGAGALLAIEGKITPGMMIACSILTGRALGPVEQVIASWKQLLGCRSAWGRLNEMLNDYPRRPPSMSLQRPLGMLAVENVYAGAPGTGNTILRGVSFNLSPGESLGIIGPSASGKSTLARLLVGVWPAQAGKVRLDGADIFTWNKGELGPWLGYLPQDVELFEGTIADNIARFGEVDSDAVIRAARTTGVHEMILRLAQGYETRLGTDGSPLSGGQKQRIALARALYGEPNLIVLDEPNANLDDVGEKALVDALAQLKNRGATVILISHRPNVLCAVDKVLMLRDGGVQMLGTRDEVFAALRKASVMPAGASTPLASVKARE; via the coding sequence ATGCACAAACAATCGAGCACTCGATCAGAACTGGCTGACGCTCTCTTTCGACTTCGCCGCAGTTTTTACTCGCTCGCAGGGTTCAGCGGCGTGATCAACGTCATGATGTTGACGCCAGCTATATATATGTTGCAGGTCTATGATCGGGCCTTGGTCAGTCGCAACGTCACAACGTTGACGATGTTGACCATTCTGGTGATAGGCCTGTTCATGCTGATGGCCACGCTGGAAATGTTCCGCACCCGCGTGCTGATCCGGGTCGGCAACTGCCTCGACATGGACCTCAATCGACGCATTTTCACCGCAGCATTCGAGCGTAACCTGAGCCGCGCCGGTGGTAATCCGGCCCAGGCCCTGCAGGATCTCGCGCAGGTGCGTCAGTTCCTCACCGGCAATGGCCTGTTCGCTTTCTTTGATGCGCCATGGACGCCGATCTACCTGCTGGTCGCCTATCTGATCCACCCGCTGCTCGGACTGATCACGCTGATCGGCTCGCTGATTCTGGTGGGCCTGGCTTATCTCACCGAGAAGGCGACGCAAAAGCCACTGACCGAAGCCAATCAAGCCGCCCTCTCCTCCGCCAGCTACGCCAACAACAACCTGCGCAACGCCGAGGTCATCGAGGCCATGGGCATGCTGCCGTCGATCGGCAAGCGCTGGTACCAAAGCCATTTGCGCATACTGGAAATGCAGACCCTGGCCTCCGACCGTGCCGCCCTGATCAGCAGCACCGGGCGCTTCGTGCGTATCACTTTGCAGTCGCTGATCCTCGGCGCCGGCGCGCTGCTGGCGATCGAAGGCAAGATCACCCCCGGGATGATGATTGCTTGCTCGATCCTCACCGGCCGCGCGCTGGGCCCGGTGGAACAAGTCATCGCGTCGTGGAAGCAGCTGCTTGGCTGCCGTTCGGCTTGGGGCCGGTTGAACGAGATGCTGAACGACTATCCGCGCCGGCCACCGAGCATGTCGCTGCAGCGGCCGCTGGGCATGCTGGCGGTGGAGAATGTGTATGCCGGCGCCCCCGGCACCGGCAACACGATTCTGCGCGGGGTGAGCTTCAACCTTTCCCCCGGCGAAAGCCTTGGCATTATCGGTCCATCCGCCTCGGGCAAATCCACCCTCGCCCGCCTGTTGGTCGGCGTCTGGCCGGCACAGGCCGGCAAGGTGCGCCTGGACGGCGCGGACATATTCACCTGGAACAAGGGCGAACTTGGCCCCTGGCTCGGTTACCTGCCACAGGACGTGGAGCTGTTCGAAGGCACCATCGCCGACAACATTGCGCGCTTTGGCGAAGTGGACAGCGACGCGGTCATCCGCGCCGCCAGGACGACTGGAGTCCACGAGATGATCCTGCGTCTTGCGCAGGGTTATGAGACCCGTCTGGGCACCGATGGCAGCCCGCTTTCCGGTGGCCAGAAGCAACGCATCGCCTTGGCCCGCGCGCTGTATGGAGAACCCAATCTGATTGTGCTGGACGAGCCGAACGCCAACCTCGACGACGTCGGTGAAAAGGCCTTGGTCGATGCGCTGGCCCAACTCAAAAACCGCGGCGCCACCGTCATTCTGATTTCCCACCGTCCCAATGTGCTCTGCGCCGTCGATAAGGTGCTGATGCTGCGCGACGGCGGCGTGCAGATGCTCGGCACTCGCGACGAAGTATTCGCAGCGCTGCGCAAGGCCAGTGTGATGCCTGCAGGCGCGTCAACTCCGCTGGCCTCCGTCAAAGCACGGGAGTAA
- a CDS encoding HlyD family type I secretion periplasmic adaptor subunit — protein sequence MQMNQHTDMILADPRNEVDLDVGKPVRWGMLLMLAGFGGFLLWSWLAPLDAGVVATGTVKVTSNRKAVQHLSGGTVEAILVREGDSVKKGQEVVRLDSLRAAAEQGAVSAQYIVSKTVENRLEAERDGRDVVNYDPELLKRFGNDHRLVAAMSLQQRLLDTRRAGLAGEISILQENLAASAVQLKGLQQVYGSRASQINFLNQELKGTRVLAAEGYVPRNRLLELERSNADLSAGQAENLNNIARIRSQTTEIKLRILQRQHDYQKEVESQLTDTAKENTTLADRLRALDYEVTHTVIRSPIDGIVQSLSIATIGGIIQPGFKIMEIVPDNEPLQVDAMIPVQAIDKMVPGLAVDIAFPAFNHAQTPNIPGRVKTVSADRLLDEESKEPFYLAQVEVTPDGMSLLGSNHIRPGMPASVTIKTGERNMMSYLLKPMLERVDSSFKEQ from the coding sequence ATGCAAATGAACCAACACACCGACATGATTCTCGCCGATCCCAGGAACGAAGTGGATCTGGACGTCGGTAAGCCCGTGCGCTGGGGCATGTTGCTGATGCTCGCCGGCTTCGGCGGTTTCCTCCTGTGGTCCTGGCTGGCGCCGCTGGATGCCGGCGTGGTGGCGACAGGCACGGTAAAAGTCACCAGCAATCGCAAAGCCGTGCAGCATCTGAGCGGCGGCACCGTGGAGGCCATTCTTGTTCGCGAAGGCGATTCAGTGAAAAAGGGCCAGGAGGTGGTCCGCCTTGACTCGCTGCGTGCCGCTGCCGAACAGGGTGCGGTCAGCGCCCAGTACATCGTCAGCAAGACGGTGGAAAACCGCCTGGAAGCGGAACGTGACGGCCGCGATGTGGTGAACTACGATCCCGAATTGCTCAAGCGCTTCGGGAATGACCACCGCCTGGTGGCCGCCATGAGTCTGCAACAACGCCTGCTGGACACCCGGCGCGCCGGCCTCGCTGGCGAAATCAGCATCCTGCAGGAAAACCTCGCGGCGTCGGCGGTGCAGCTCAAGGGACTGCAGCAGGTCTATGGCTCCCGCGCCTCGCAGATCAACTTCCTCAACCAGGAACTGAAAGGCACCCGCGTGCTGGCGGCCGAAGGCTATGTGCCGCGCAACCGTCTGCTTGAACTGGAACGCAGCAATGCCGACCTCTCCGCCGGCCAGGCCGAGAACCTCAATAACATCGCTCGCATACGTAGCCAGACCACCGAAATCAAGTTGCGCATCCTGCAGCGCCAGCACGATTACCAGAAGGAAGTCGAATCGCAGCTCACCGACACCGCCAAGGAAAACACCACCCTGGCCGACCGCTTGCGTGCGCTGGACTATGAAGTGACCCACACGGTAATTCGCTCGCCGATCGATGGCATCGTCCAGTCCCTGAGCATTGCGACCATCGGCGGGATCATTCAGCCCGGCTTCAAGATCATGGAAATCGTTCCGGACAACGAACCGCTGCAGGTCGACGCGATGATTCCCGTGCAGGCCATCGACAAGATGGTCCCCGGCCTGGCCGTAGACATTGCCTTCCCGGCCTTCAACCATGCCCAGACGCCGAACATACCCGGCCGCGTGAAAACCGTTTCCGCAGACCGCCTGCTCGACGAGGAAAGCAAGGAACCGTTCTACCTGGCTCAGGTAGAAGTCACGCCCGATGGTATGAGCCTTCTTGGCAGCAATCACATTCGTCCCGGTATGCCCGCCAGCGTCACCATCAAGACTGGCGAGCGCAACATGATGAGCTATCTTCTCAAACCAATGCTTGAGCGTGTTGACAGCTCCTTCAAGGAACAATGA
- a CDS encoding methylated-DNA--[protein]-cysteine S-methyltransferase — protein sequence MTFTYITLASPVGELKLVANGSRLAAILWENDKPNRVRLGPMSEAADNPILLRTAQQLKEYFAGTRDHFELELDFSGTIFQKKVWAALLTIPFGETRSYTQIAEQIGNPNAVRAVGAANGKNPISIVAPCHRVIGASGKLTGFAGGLEAKERLLTLEGCEWSGNSRTGELF from the coding sequence ATGACGTTCACCTACATCACCCTGGCCTCCCCGGTCGGCGAGTTGAAGCTGGTCGCGAACGGCTCAAGACTGGCGGCTATCCTCTGGGAAAACGACAAGCCAAACCGCGTACGGCTCGGCCCGATGAGCGAAGCGGCGGACAACCCGATCCTGCTGCGCACCGCTCAGCAGTTGAAGGAATACTTCGCCGGCACGCGCGATCATTTCGAGCTGGAGCTGGACTTTTCCGGGACGATATTCCAGAAGAAGGTCTGGGCGGCGCTGCTGACCATTCCATTCGGCGAGACCCGCAGTTACACCCAGATTGCCGAGCAGATCGGCAACCCCAATGCGGTCCGCGCGGTGGGTGCGGCCAACGGCAAAAACCCGATATCGATTGTTGCGCCGTGTCATCGGGTGATTGGTGCGTCGGGGAAATTGACGGGGTTCGCCGGTGGGCTTGAGGCGAAGGAACGGTTGTTGACGCTGGAAGGATGCGAGTGGTCGGGCAACAGCAGGACGGGGGAGTTGTTTTGA
- a CDS encoding cysteine hydrolase family protein, protein MATALLIIDVQRALCTGEYACFEIKRVIENINDLSAKAREAGIPVILIQHEEKGDLLQHGSEGWQLAENLKTSPQDLRVRKTNRDSFYRTHLQAQLQDLGTDRLIICGLQTDYCINATVRQALNLGYDVVLAADAHSTVDNGNLAAEDIIVEHNADLAHLTGPVARIDVIPTSEIHI, encoded by the coding sequence ATGGCTACCGCACTGCTGATCATCGACGTCCAGCGCGCCCTGTGCACTGGCGAGTACGCCTGTTTTGAGATCAAGCGCGTTATCGAGAACATCAACGACCTCAGTGCCAAGGCTCGCGAAGCAGGCATCCCGGTCATCCTCATCCAGCACGAAGAAAAGGGCGACCTGCTGCAACACGGTTCCGAAGGCTGGCAACTGGCCGAAAACCTGAAGACTTCGCCGCAAGACCTTCGCGTGCGAAAAACCAATAGAGACTCGTTCTACCGGACCCACTTGCAAGCCCAATTGCAGGATTTGGGCACAGACCGCCTTATCATCTGCGGGCTGCAAACCGACTATTGCATCAACGCCACTGTCCGCCAGGCCCTGAACCTGGGCTATGACGTAGTGCTCGCCGCCGATGCGCATTCCACCGTCGACAACGGCAACCTCGCCGCCGAAGACATCATCGTTGAGCACAACGCAGACCTGGCGCACTTGACGGGGCCCGTGGCGCGGATCGACGTTATCCCGACCAGCGAAATCCATATCTGA
- a CDS encoding LysR family transcriptional regulator — MLGTVSELDLRLIRVFLTVVEAGGISAAQTALNTTQPTISAQLATLEARVGFRLCERGRGGFSVTPKGSQFVEAARRLLAAAEGFRVEVQHINRKVSGNINIGLLGQIDPVANKKIALAIARLRSRHEGLYFHFTELSSSLLEEKIINGHIDLAIGYFWHRLPNIDYFALFQETQIAYCAPTHPLFEQVGELTRDDVSDYDWVWPSHPLPEMPAPTSIERLTVLTDSMDGAALLILSGQHLGFLPQHYAAKHEQLGQLHPLNPELLHYEVGFHAAVRHSARQRDLVSAFLTELIDIFGAV; from the coding sequence ATGCTGGGAACTGTATCGGAGCTGGATCTGCGTTTGATCCGGGTATTTCTGACCGTCGTTGAGGCGGGCGGGATCTCGGCCGCGCAAACGGCGCTCAATACCACGCAACCCACCATCAGTGCGCAATTGGCAACGCTGGAAGCGCGGGTGGGGTTTCGTCTTTGCGAACGCGGGCGCGGTGGATTTTCGGTGACACCCAAAGGCAGCCAGTTTGTCGAGGCGGCCCGTCGGTTACTGGCGGCTGCCGAGGGGTTCCGGGTTGAAGTCCAGCACATCAATCGCAAGGTGTCGGGCAACATCAACATCGGCCTGCTCGGTCAAATCGATCCGGTTGCCAACAAGAAAATCGCCCTGGCCATTGCGCGGTTACGGTCCCGACATGAAGGGCTGTATTTCCATTTCACAGAGCTGTCGTCATCGCTGCTGGAAGAGAAAATCATCAACGGCCATATCGATCTGGCGATCGGCTATTTCTGGCACCGCCTGCCCAACATTGATTACTTTGCGTTGTTCCAGGAAACCCAGATCGCCTACTGCGCCCCCACTCATCCGCTGTTCGAGCAAGTGGGCGAGCTGACCCGGGATGACGTCAGCGATTACGATTGGGTATGGCCCAGCCATCCTTTGCCGGAAATGCCGGCGCCCACCTCGATTGAACGCCTGACGGTACTCACGGACAGCATGGATGGCGCTGCCCTGCTCATCCTGTCAGGCCAGCATTTGGGCTTTCTGCCGCAGCACTATGCGGCGAAGCATGAACAGTTGGGGCAGTTGCATCCGCTGAATCCCGAGCTGTTGCACTATGAGGTCGGCTTTCATGCGGCGGTCAGGCATTCGGCGCGTCAGCGGGATTTGGTGAGTGCTTTTTTGACTGAATTGATCGACATCTTCGGGGCCGTGTAA